The following proteins are co-located in the Panthera tigris isolate Pti1 chromosome F2, P.tigris_Pti1_mat1.1, whole genome shotgun sequence genome:
- the LOC102953598 gene encoding LOW QUALITY PROTEIN: glutamine synthetase-like (The sequence of the model RefSeq protein was modified relative to this genomic sequence to represent the inferred CDS: inserted 1 base in 1 codon; substituted 1 base at 1 genomic stop codon), which translates to MATSASPHMNKGIKQVYMSLPQGEKVQAMYIWIDGAGEGLRCKTWTLESQPKYIEELPQWNFDGFSTFQFEGSNTDMYLVPAAIFRDPFCKDPKQLVFCEVFKYNRKPAETNLRHTCKQILDMVSNQHTWFGMEQEYTLMGTGGPPFGWSSNGFPGPQGPYTTVAWDIVEAHYQACLYTSIKIGGTNAEVMPAQWXFKIGHCEGTDVGDHLWMACFILHRVCEDFGVIGTFDPKRIPGNCNGAGCHTDFSTKAMREENGLKYIEESIEKLSKRHQYHIXAYDPKGGLDNAQRLMGFHKTSNINDFSASVANRGASIHIPWTVGQEKGYFEDHRPSANCDLFLVTGALIRMCLLVETGDEHFQYKNLVD; encoded by the exons ATGGCCACCTCTGCGAGTCCCCACATGAACAAAGGCATCAAGCAGGTGTACATGTCCCTGCCTCAGGGCGAGAAAGTCCAAGCTATGTACATTTGGATTGATGGTGCTGGAGAAGGCCTGCGCTGCAAGACCTGGACCTTGGAAAGTCAACCCAAGTATATAGAAGAGTTGCCTCAGTGGAATTTTGATGGCTTTAGTACTTTTCAGTTTGAAGGCTCCAACACTGACATGTATCTTGTTCCTGCTGCCATATTTCGGGACCCTTTCTGCAAGGACCCCAAACAGCTGGTGTTCTGTGAAGTCTTCAAGTACAACCGAAAGCCTGCAGAGACCAATTTAAGGCATACCTGTAAACAGATATTGGACATGGTGAGCAATCAGCACACCTGGTTTGGAATGGAGCAGGAATATACTCTCATGGGCACAGGTGGGCCCCCTTTTGGTTGGTCTTCCAACGGCTTCCCTGGGCCCCAAGGTCCATACACTACTGTGGCATGGGACATTGTGGAGGCTCACTACCAGGCCTGCTTGTACACCAGCATCAAGATTGGTGGGACAAATGCTGAGGTCATGCCTGCCCAAT GATTCAAGATAGGACACTGTGAAGGAACCGACGTGGGAGATCATCTCTGGATGGCCTGTTTCATCTTGCATCGTGTATGTGAAGACTTTGGAGTGATAGGAACCTTCGATCCTAAGCGCATTCCTGGGAATTGCAATGGTGCCGGCTGCCACACCGACTTCAGCACCAAGGCCATGAGAGAGGAGAATGGTCTGAAGTACATTGAGGAGTCCATCGAGAAACTGAGCAAGCGGCACCAGTACCACATCTAAGCCTATGATCCCAAGGGGGGCCTGGATAATGCCCAGCGCCTAATGGGATTCCACAAAACCTCCAACATTAATGACTTTTCTGCCAGCGTGGCCAACCGAGGTGCTAGCATCCACATTCCCTGGACTGTCGGCCAGGAGAAAGGTTACTTTGAAGACCATCGCCCCTCTGCCAACTGTGACCTCTTTTTGGTGACAGGAGCCCTCATCCGCATGTGTCTTCTCGTTGAAACTGGCGATGAACACTTCCAGTACAAAAACTTAGTGGACTAG